Part of the Uloborus diversus isolate 005 chromosome 2, Udiv.v.3.1, whole genome shotgun sequence genome, TGTGTAAACTCATTAATATGCCAACCATATTCAAGATAATTCCTAGCACTTCAAATGCAGGGAATTATACTTGctcttctttctttctctctcctcTCTGTTAACTTTTAACATTTGATGATTGTAATAAAGGATGTcccaaaattaacacaagatttgaatttgccaccattttttccataaattgttggcagccatgaaaaaagaacaatttgacagttgagagtttagggttagtaaaaatggggtgttattgtaccatacagctagagagagtgaaacatttcaattactgcatgaggcatttcctggtcgtGTACTCTCtaatttcggtcatcagaattggcaccctagatcgtgtgatttaacatttttaaatttcttcttagggggttatttgaattcaaaggtctatgtcaacaagcccacaacaaCCCGTgtattaccgtgttgcgataccgagcgccaataacagtaactgcttgaccagcctcaactttcattatttttgaaacaattgttcaataatgaaagcgcgttattgtatcgtataacgctccacttttgattaccctaaactctcagctgtcaaattgttcttttttcagggttgccaaccatttattgcaaaaatggcggcaaattcaaatcttgcgttaattttgggacaccctttattatgTTTGTTTTTCCAGGTCATTAGGTTATCTATGTTTGCCATCATTTTACACAGAAAACTTTCCAGAAGCAATGAAAAGGTTAAAGAGTGGCAATTACAGGTATccctttcatttattttaacttttattatgctGGAAAAAATTGTTTACTATGTAGGTAACAAGTATACTTTTAACTTTGTTACATTTAATTTACAATCGCTTACAAAGGTCAATAAtacagaatcttttttttttaaattggtatttGGTTGTTTGGTGCATGGGAGTTAAGCATTCaagctttttctttaaaaaagtggccacttatgcagttaaaaaaaaaagaagggagtAGATATTATTGCCTTAATTTACATGTTTGTTGTGCtacttaattttttaagtgtgaaagataATCTTGTGAAGTAAAAAGTTCCCCTAATGATGTAATATTTTAGTAAGAATTGACtgcttttcattttaataaaatctgaACTTAAGTAGGGTTTATTTTTCTCCCGTAATTTGTTTGGGAGACTCCTGAAATTTCTAATCAAATATAAATCTTCCAAATTTTTATCAAGAGCCACAGCCATTAAATTCCATAAaaaggcgcccccccccccttcttttgtaTAGTtagaataatttcagaaaaaaaattcccacAGTAAACAACAATTTACAACAAAATGTATAAATTGTATGAAAATCTAAAAATGTACCTTTACTTTTCTTTCCTTGAAGTCGTCCTTTTGAATGAAACATgtattataatgaatttttttcatttgcaaatttcctagttaattcttaaaaaatcttcaaataatcagttttttgtattttagcccatttttgaaattttttttataaacaaatttgtagaaaaaacttTGCTGACCAATtatcaaacatttaaatttgttaactatTTGGTTGCCAAATATGCAGTATAACGAATACCAACCAAGTATTCAGTACATTATCAACTTTATAAAATAGAAACTTCAAAGTTGCCAtacttagaaaaaatatttgattttttctctttaaaaaagttcttttctttttttttaatgactaaaagttttgactttttaatgatataaaattttatgGTTATTGTTCGTGTTTTCTGCATCTCTTTAGAATTGATTTTATATTCATGATTGCATTTTATCCTTTTAACAGATGGATGCATCGTAAACGAATTAAAGTGACGTTAAGTGGAGAGCATGCTTTTGCTCAGCCAGTAGAACTTCATGATCAACAACTGCAATATCCAGAATATCGTTTCCTAGACTGTGTTGAGGAACCTCAAAACAGTGCCCCAAAAGTGCCTAAACTGGAATCAAAACTCATGCGTGAGTTACCGGTACGAGCATTGAATGAAGTTTTTGTTGGGGAATCTTTGTCATCAAGgtaaaaatctcttttttaaattcctgTGTTTCTTTGGTTGATCTATGTCTTAGcctttaaatatattaaatgatgttttttatgtgattttaaaaaattatatgaaaGCAATGATTATGTAAATCTTTTTAAGTTGAACACTCAGGTTCTACTTCTGTAGAATTAAAAGAAACATACAAATATTTCTCCTTTTGTGATAAGAGAGGCATATTGTGTACAAAGTGAActgttttcattgcaaaaacttaTTTTAGTGATTTTTAAATATCCGTGTGTTTATCAAAACATTTATCTATTTTTCAACACAGTTTCATaattatgaagaaattaaaaagtggagctaatttttatcaattttataatTAGATTCTTAAGAAAGGTAGCCGACAGAATGGTGTAGTGGTTAGATACTGGTCTCTTACGCCCAAAGGCGTAATTTCAGTCGTGGCTCCAGTCattggattttcaagatgcagaagagaaccagcgtccatgtcgtatgtttatgcggcatgtaaaagatccctcgggtactcgtttggcatggagtatctcctggcaaaattaaattcctagtgttGTTTGCATCATATAGAgctcaggtgcctccatctagtggggaaactgggCATAAAAATTCTTGTGGCAATGGCATCCCACCAAATGTGGTGCCACATGAAAGAGTGGTTGATATGCGGGGGGATCGCattaggtctgcaaaaggcacTGCCTCTACTTCAGCCCcatcaaaatgaaaagaaaatcttaaGAAAGGTTTTTAAAACAGTCGTCGAAAATATTATGCCCTTTTCTAAAATGACCTTCTTTCCTAAATTATtacttaggaaaaaaaaggagtaaCTGTTGCAGATACCACTTAAAATGCTTAGTATGTCTCTTAAATTCAAATGTCTTTAGCAATACACACAAAATCAGCAAAAGTGGTATCACTTTTTtcctggtcccccccccccccccccccccccccaatattttgCATTCTACAATCACCAGAAAAATTGAGATATAAGTAAATTAATTTACTAATAGCTAGCTAATGAGTTTGACTCAATTTTGCTGAACTGTGCAGATACCATACTTGTACTTAGCACAGCAGTTTTAGTCTTTGTTCTATTCTCCAACTCTCTTTGGTTGTTATAAATAAGCTTATATCAGAATGCTTATTGGTTTAGAAATTTGCtatatttggaacattttttcagaaaaatacaatTAGTGTACTTAGCTAAGTGTTTCTCCCAAATGTTTTTAGGAGGGCTCGGCGCCCTTCTCTTTTTAAACCAGCTTCGAtatctctgccccccccccccatttttttttctttcctttttggaTCTCTCAATATGCACCTTCCTTGACCCTTTAGAGTTTATCAACACTTGATCACAAAATTAAATCTTCTTTCTTGAAAGGTAAAAATTCACCCAAACCTGCTCaaccacaggaaaaaaaaaaaaaaaacaggttacaTGAAAACTTAACACTCTCACTTTCCTTGTCCACCAGAATAGTGTGGGAAGTTTGTCTAAAATAAAAACACCTTTTCTACtgcaaaattcttttgaaaaagtggccttttaattaaatgtaagttCAAGCCCTTTTATCTGGatgcaccccctccccctttatcTGGGAAAAACGCAATAGCTTACAGAACTACTTTTTAAATgctgtatatttttaattttaaattgaaaatctttaaTTATGCATCAGAAAATGATTATTGTCTTCTTCCATTATTGCAaattagaattttgtttttttttttcagagtgtcATATTATGAGTTTGCTTTGGATAAATCACCGAAAGAAAAGATCAAAAGCTCTGGGTTGACAATATGCACGGGCACTGGATCTACATCTTGGTCGTTTAACATAAATAAAGTAACTGAACAATGTGTAAAAGAACTTCTGAAAATcagtaagatttttgaaatcacgaAAATGAAATTCCTCTTAGCTCtagattactttttagttcagttAATATAACTTGAGTTCTTTCAACTCTAACAACTTTAAGCTTATGTGTTGTTTTTCTCCTCCAGCTGCAGAAGAAACTAAAACTGATATCTCTACTACTGACCCACAATTGATCACACAAATTACTTCAAGATTTAAcaattctttaatttttgatcCTACAAAATCACTTATGGCTTACACAATTAGAGATCCAATAGTATTTGGTAAGTAATCAAAATAATTACATCTGACTAAATTTAATACCTTTTGCTGAATattgtttcaaactttttctttgtaatttcactttttttagtttaaagttttCTGTcgtaaaaaatctcttttaatatttttcaaaaaggtattttatgtgtgtgggttttttttcctgttatttaAGCCCAGTTGTTGAaaacgtgtcacttgacataacttttattttcgatatAGACCATGCAAAGtcaggcaatgcagctagtgtgTTAATGCAGTTTGTAAAGAGAAAATCTATTACCATtgcttattcagtaagttaccgccctatagccagagctaaggcagaaatacgtaaaatacaccaccagctcagtcatttccagccgaggagtgcagtttcgtgcttattagcactcatcagcccggcataggaaagtgactaagctggagatggaaaacctcttaaggaagccaagagtgccaaacaaactggtagctaatacagaattagctctgaccagacgagtgcccgaagcaatggtttggttcaactcgaaattttgaaggcaaggcaggtatattcagttagttaccgccctatagccagggctaaggcagaaatacgtaaaatacaccaccagctcagtcatttccagccgaggactgcagtttcctgcttattagcactcatcagcccggcataggaaagtgactaagctggagatggaaaacctcttaaggaagccctaattctgtattagctaccagtttgtttggcactcttggcttctttaagaggtttgccatctccagcttagtcactttcctatgccgggctgatgagtactaataagcacgaaactgcagtcctcggctggaaatgactgagctggtggtgtattttacgtatttctgccttagccctggctatagggcggtaacttactgaatatacctgccttgccttcaaaatttcgagttgaaccaaaccattgcttcgagCACTCATCTGGTCagcgctaattctgtattagctaccagtttgtttggcactcttggcttccttaagaggttttccatctccagcttagtcactttcctatgccgggctgatgagtgctaataagcacgaaactgcagtcctcggctggaaatgactgagctggtggtgtattttacgtatttctgccttagccctggctatagggcggtaacttattgaatatacctgccttgccttcaaaatttcgagttgaaccaaaccattgcttcgggcactcgtctggtcagtgctaattctgtattagctaccagtttgtttggcactcttggcttccttaagaggttttccatctccagcttagtcactttcctatgccgggctgatgagtactaataagcatgaaactgctgtcctcggctggaaatgactgagctggtggtgtattttacgtatttctgccttag contains:
- the LOC129216711 gene encoding NAD kinase 2, mitochondrial-like, with the translated sequence MLETETPFLPKKALVLSKFSRYEFEKRRHADLSEDELIKNLENRGSDYNNLLQHHQIHRKNRDLVVKTLQENGVETKVVNRFDYNDSNIEWADVVITTGGDGTFLMAASKIRSKDKPLIGINSDPTRSLGYLCLPSFYTENFPEAMKRLKSGNYRWMHRKRIKVTLSGEHAFAQPVELHDQQLQYPEYRFLDCVEEPQNSAPKVPKLESKLMRELPVRALNEVFVGESLSSRVSYYEFALDKSPKEKIKSSGLTICTGTGSTSWSFNINKVTEQCVKELLKITAEETKTDISTTDPQLITQITSRFNNSLIFDPTKSLMAYTIRDPIVFGMGLKSKPRGFAERIEVKSRMFDACLVIDGGLSFPFNDGSTALLEINDEDALLTVTLPH